Proteins found in one Miscanthus floridulus cultivar M001 chromosome 4, ASM1932011v1, whole genome shotgun sequence genomic segment:
- the LOC136548382 gene encoding uncharacterized protein, which translates to MDCTVLTWIYDAVSSDLLQSLMLHQFSARGAWRFLEGEFLGHSESRALLLETQFRNLRQGSMSITDYCRRLESMATSLGELSARLLQCQCLTLMKHPQELPMFTIGIRFACSILLAFLAAPSRSDSLSCIELEPHEFHHEHFTRLRRTLGAMDPQLKVILDEIQKSRDDYNRRFDNHDEQWKGRFADLDRARADRAAAVDQRFDALESTCSELASAIGKRVADLEALRGGKLTSDSTDRVTALEVATTDLGAWRPEIEALVDDLKVEVKKLSQAPDRKVFDASPQWFSVGTSSSSTPARALAGAAVETPSGQGVVPPFRDVGFGSAVTWTTVPAMSKLPDPPPAPSLPFHSMSSAAPSLQFHPIPPTMPRQTPSLPHRPPPPPPPPPITIPPRPPIHQPMFHSPSPNFHHNNPNPGRLPKLPFNRFNGENPRLWRSNCEKYFNMNSVDPSMWVSVASMYLEGTAACWYESIDNTPAIATWTAFCQALHSRFDRDQHEALIRQLFQIKQTSTVSEYVDRFTKLIDQLKAYSTSTDPLFYTMRFVDGLRAELKAIILVSRPQSLDAAVSMALVQEEVGAPSPARAPYKGDWATSGKFTPRTALPLPPPPPRVEKPPALPAATETHGAASLDTKLSAVKAYRRALGLCYRCGEKWSKDHKCSQQVQLHLVQELWDLLPDDADQAPAPTTPPDVEQAFLAISLSAVTGTPAPRTVRFSGSIQGHPINILLDSGSSSSFLGAAVAARLQDATVQATPCSVRIAGGGYLHSPSTLLRVQWSIGQYSFISDLRVLPLAAFDMIVGMDWLESFSPMHVHWKHKWLSIPYEGHSVLLQGELADSPTELLFQVCTADPNSAASVTDRVPVEVQALLEQFNDLFQQPDSLPPSRACNHAIALLLGAQPFYIRPYRYPPALKDEIERQVEEMLTQGLIQPSTSLFSSPVLLVKKKDNSYRFCVDFRKLNSLTVKSKYPVPVIDQLLDELHQASWFSKLDLRAGFHQILLQHGHEYKTAFQTHTGHYEFRVMAFGLTGAPGSFQGAMNCTLAPGLRKFVIVFFDDILVYSNSLEEHLDHLKQVLSWLRKDQWKLKLSKCSFAQRSIAYLGHVLSAAGVSTDPTKVQAIQEWPVPSTARQLRGFLGLAGYYRKFVRNFGIIAHPLTQLLKKDVPFVWTPSQQSAFSDLQQALSSAPLLALPDFSQPFHIDTDASGVGIGAVLHQHGHPIAFISKALCPRNRGLSAYEKEYLAILLQKVFTKLLGLHYKIVYKKGADNTVADALSRRDLEESALAISAATPQWLSDVVTSYSGNPTAEKLLTQLAVNPNSLPHFSLVNGVIRYKRRIWLAHDPKLQSLVLEALHSSPLGGHSGVPVTYQKLRQLFFWPGMYSATNEFVRSCDICQRAKPDRAKSPGLLQPLPIPSATWEVITMDFVEGLPRSRSANALLVVVDKLSKYAHFIPLHHPFTAASVACLFMDHVYRLHGMPLAIISDRDRIFTSAFWKSLFTLSGTSLRMSTAYHPQTDGQTERVNQCLETFLRCFAHACPSKWVQWVSLAEFWYNSSFHTSLGRSPFEVLYGFPPRHFGVSPPEATPVADLNSWLDERAVMHSLIQQHLSRAQLRMKRQADKHRSERHFAVGDWVFLKLQPYVQSSLATRANQKLSFRFFGPYKIVAKIGAAAYKLALPDTSSIHPVFHVSQLKASHGKQQVTADIPDELVQFQVPQAILDRRWTSGAFPAEEVLVQWSQMPRSLATWELLVPLQQRFPRAPAWGHAGSKGEGIVSTSSTVPVSHSDEASTSKQARPVRERRPNVRLTGPEWKA; encoded by the exons ATGGACTGCACCGTCCTCACCTGGATCTACGACGCCGTCTCCAGTGACTTGCTGCAGTCGCTGATGCTTCACCAGTTCTCGGCCCGCGGAGCTTGGCGTTTCCTGGAGGGTGAGTTCCTCGGCCACAGCGAATCCCGGGCGCTGCTCCTCGAGACGCAGTTTCGCAACCTGCGCCAGGGATCCATGAGCATCACCGACTATTGCCGCCGACTCGAGTCCATGGCCACATCTCTTGGCGAGTTGTCAGCACGTCTTCTACAGTGCCAGTGTCTCACTCTGATGAAGCATCCACAA GAACTTCCCATGttcacaattggtatcagatttgCTTGTTCGATCCTgctcgccttcctcgccgctccATCCCGATCCGATTCACTCTCCTGTATCGAGCTGGAACCCCACGAGTTCCACCACGAGCACTTCACCCGCCTCCGCCGCACGCTGGGCGCTATGGATCCACAGCTCAAGGTCATCCTCGACGAGATCCAGAAGTCCCGCGACGACTACAACCGCCGCTTCGACAACCACGACGAGCAGTGGAAGGGCCGGTTCGCTGACCTTGACCGCGCCCGCGCcgaccgcgccgccgccgtcgaccagCGCTTCGACGCCCTCGAGTCCACCTGCTCCGAACTCGCCTCCGCCATTGGCAAGCGGGTCGCCGATCTGGAAGCTCTGCGCGGCGGCAAGCTCACCTCCGACAGCACCGACCGCGTCACAGCTCTCGAGGTCGCCACCACGGATCTCGGTGCTTGGCGCCCGGAGATCGAGGCCCTCGTGGACGATCTGAAGGTCGAGGTGAAGAAGCTCTCCCAGGCGCCTGACCGCAAGGTGTTCGACGCTTCGCCGCAATGGTTCAGCGTTGGCACTTCTTCTTCCTCGACGCCTGCTCGTGCTCTGGCCGGTGCGGCCGTCGAAACGCCCAGTGGGCAAGGCGTGGTACCTCCTTTCCGGGATGTTGGGTTTGGGTCAGCCGTGACTTGGACCACTGTTCCGGCCATGAGTAAGCTTCCCGACCCTCCTCCTGCTCCATCTTTACCCTTCCATAGCATGTCATCTGCCGCTCCTTCATTACAGTTTCACCCCATACCACCAACCATGCCTCGCCAAACACCTTCCCTTCCACATCGTCCACCTCCGCCACCCCCACCCCCTCCGATCACCATACCGCCCAGACCACCAATCCACCAACCCATGTTCCACTCTCCTTCACCCAATTTCCATCACAACAACCCCAACCCCGGTCGCTTACCCAAGCTTCCTTTCAACAGATTCAATGGTGAGAATCCTCGCCTTTGGCGTTCCAACTGTGAAAAGTACTTCAACATGAACTCTGTTGATCCTTCTATGTGGGTTAGTGTCGCATCCATGTACCTTGAAGGCACTGCTGCGTGCTGGTACGAATCCATTGACAATACCCCAGCCATAGCCACCTGGACAGCTTTCTGCCAAGCACTCCATTCCCGCTTTGACCGTGATCAGCACGAGGCTCTTATCCGTCAGCTTTTCCAAATTAAGCAAACCAGTACCGTTTCTGAGTATGTTGATCGTTTCACCAAGCTTATCGATCAGCTCAAAGCCTACTCCACATCTACCGACCCACTCTTTTATACCATGAGATTcgttgatggccttcgtgccgagCTCAAAGCTATTATTCTGGTTTCTCGCCCCCAGAGTTTGGATGCTGCGGTTTCCATGGCTTTGGTGCAGGAAGAGGTGGGCGCCCCATCGCCAGCTCGCGCGCCTTACAAGGGTGATTGGGCTACGTCAGGCAAATTCACGCCGCGGACGGCGTTGCCGctgcctcctccaccaccgcgtgTCGAGAAGCCGCCCGCTCTGCCTGCGGCAACGGAGACGCATGGTGCTGCTTCCCTCGACACTAAACTGTCCGCAGTCAAGGCTTATCGGAGGGCCTTGGGCCTCTGTTACAGGTGTGGGGAGAAGTGGAGTAAGGACCACAAATGCAGTCAGCAGGTCCAGCTTCACCTCGTCCAAGAGTTATGGGACTTATTGCCTGATGATGCAGACCAAGCTCCAGCGCCTACGACACCACCAGACGTAGAGCAAGCATTCCTGGCCATCTCTCTGAGTGCAGTTACTGGAACACCAGCACCTCGTACTGTCCGTTTTTCAGGCAGCATTCAAGGCCATCCCATAAATATCTTGTTGGATTCCGGAAGTTCTTCTTCCTTCCTCGGTGCTGCAGTTGCTGCTCGTCTTCAGGATGCTACTGTTCAGGCCACTCCTTGTTCCGTCCGTATCGCTGGTGGCGGATACTTGCACAGTCCTTCTACATTGCTCAGAGTACAATGGTCAATTGGGCAGTATTCATTTATATCTGATCTTCGTGTTCTTCCTTTAGCTGCTTTTGATATGATAGTCGGCATGGACTGGTTGGAATCCTTCAGCCCAATGCATGTCCATTGGAAGCATAAGTGGCTCAGCATCCCTTATGAGGGCCATTCTGTGCTTTTGCAAGGTGAATTGGCTGACTCACCAACTGAGCTCCTCTTCCAAGTGTGTACAgcggaccccaactcggctgctTCAGTTACTGATCGTGTACCTGTCGAAGTGCAAGCACTGTTGGAGCAATTCAATGATCTTTTCCAGCAGCCTGACTCTCTTCCTCCATCCAGAGCGTGTAATCATGCTATTGCTCTTTTGCTAGGGGCTCAGCCATTTTATATCCGCCCCTATCGCTACCCGCCGGCTCTGAAGGATGAAATCGAGCGCCAAGTCGAGGAGATGTTAACTCAGGGTCTTATCCAACCGAGTACAAGTCTGTTCTCCTCACCTGTGCTACTGGTTAAGAAGAAGGACAATTCCTATCGGTTCTGTGTTGATTTTCGGAAGCTGAACTCTCTTACAGTCAAGTCTAAGTATCCTGTTCCAGTCATTGACCAGTTGCTCGATGAGTTGCATCAGGCCAGCTGGTTTTCCAAGCTAGATTTACGGGCAGGGTTTCACCAGATACTGTTGCAACATGGGCATGAGTACAAAACAGCCTTCCAGACTCATACCGGCCATTATGAGTTTCGTGTTATGGCTTTCGGGCTGACTGGCGCTCCGGGTTCGTTCCAAGGCGCTATGAACTGTACCCTAGCACCTGGTCTGCGCAAGTTCGTGATCGTTTTCTTCGATGACATTTTGGTGTACAGCAACTCTCTGGAAGAACACCTTGATCACCTGAAGCAAGTCTTGTCATGGCTGCGCAAGGACCAGTGGAAACTCAAGCTGTCCAAATGCTCATTTGCCCAGCGTTCCATCGCCTACTTAGGTCATGTCCTTAGTGCAGCTGGTGTCTCCACCGACCCAACAAAAGTCCAGGCAATTCAAGAATGGCCAGTCCCATCTACAGCTCGTCAACTTCGCGGGTTTCTCGGCCTCGCGGGTTATTATCGCAAGTTTGTGCGAAACTTTGGCATCATTGCTCATCCATTGACTCAACTACTCAAGAAAGATGTTCCGTTTGTCTGGACTCCTTCACAGCAGTCTGCATTCTCTGATCTACAGCAAGCTCTCAGTTCTGCTCCACTTTTGGCGTTGCCAGATTTCTCTCAACCCTTCCATATTGACACCGATGCCAGCGGTGTAGGCATAGGTGCCGTGCTACATCAGCATGGTCACCCTATTGCATTCATCAGTAAGGCTCTCTGCCCGCGCAACCGTGGTCTTTCTGCATATGAGAAGGAATACCTGGCGATTCTCCTG CAAAAGGTTTTTACCAAGCTTTTGGGGTTGCATTACAAGATCGTCTACAAGAAAGGCGCCGATAACACTGTCGCCGATGCTCTTTCCCGCCGCGATCTTGAGGAGTCCGCGCTGGCTATATCTGCGGCAACCCCACAGTGGCTGTCTGATGTGGTGACTTCATACTCTGGGAATCCTACAGCTGAGAAACTCTTGACTCAGTTGGCTGTCAACCCCAACTCGCTGCCACACTTCTCACTGGTCAATGGTGTCATTCGCTACAAGCGTCGTATTTGGTTGGCTCATGACCCCAAGCTGCAATCCTTGGTCCTGGAGGCCTTGCATTCTAGTCCACTGGGGGGCCACTCCGGGGTCCCAGTTACTTACCAGAAGCTCCGTCAACTCTTCTTCTGGCCCGGTATGTACTCGGCCACCAATGAGTTTGTCCGCAGCTGTGATATCTGCCAGCGTGCTAAGCCGGACCGTGCCAAGAGTCCAGGCCTTCTACAGCCGCTGCCCATTCCCTCAGCCACTTGGGAGGTCATTACAATGGATTTCGTGGAGGGCCTGCCTCGCTCTAGGTCAGCCAATGCTCTGTTGGTGGTCGTTGACAAGCTGTCCAAGTACGCGCACTTCATTCCGTTACACCATCCATTTACGGCGGCGTCGGTGGCTTGCTTATTCATGGATCATGTCTACCGCCTCCACGGTATGCCTCTAGCTATCATATCCGATCGTGATCGCATTTTCACAAGTGCCTTCTGGAAATCTCTTTTCACACTTTCTGGCACTTCCTTGCGCATGAGCAcagcttaccacccgcaaacggATGGCCAAACCGAGCGGGTGAATCAATGTCTTGAAACCTTTTTGCGCTGTTTTGCTCACGCTTGTCCCTCTAAATGGGTTCAGTGGGTTTCCCTCGCGGAATTTTGGTACAATTCTTCATTCCATACCTCCTTGGGTCGTTCTCCCTTCGAAGTTCTGTACGGTTTTCCTCCCAGGCACTTCGGTGTTTCTCCTCCTGAGGCCACTCCTGTCGCTGACTTGAATAGCTGGCTGGATGAACGCGCTGTTATGCATTCCCTGATCCAACAGCATTTGAGCCGAGCACAACTCCGCATGAAACGCCAGGCCGATAAGCATCGCTCTGAGCGTCACTTTGCTGTGGGCGATTGGGTTTTTCTTAAACTCCAACCATATGTCCAATCTTCCTTGGCCACTCGTGCAAACCAGAAATTGTCATTCCGTTTCTTTGGCCCATACAAAATTGTGGCCAAAATTGGTGCCGCTGCTTACAAGCTCGCGCTTCCTGATACTTCTTCAATACACCCTGTgttccatgtctcccaactcaaggcATCGCATGGTAAGCAACAGGTTACTGCTGACATTCCAGACGAGCTCGTCCAGTTTCAGGTGCCACAAGCTATTCTTGATCGTCGCTGGACATCAGGTGCCTTTCCAGCTGAAGAAGTATTGGTGCAATGGTCCCAGATGCCTCGATCCTTGGCTACATGGGAGCTGCTGGTTCCTCTGCAGCAGCGTTTCCCTCGAGCGCCGGCTTGGGGTCATGCCGGCTCTAAAGGAGAGGGGATTGTCAGCACGTCTTCTACAGTGCCAGTGTCTCACTCTGATGAAGCATCCACAAGTAAGCAGGCCAGGCCCGTCCGCGAGCGCCGGCCCAACGTTAGGCTAACTGGCCCAGAATGGAAGGCTTAG